The Psychrobacter sp. 28M-43 genome segment CTTATATGGGCCGAGCATTTTTGGCCGACGGTTTAGCCACGACTTTTTCGGCAGGATTTGGTGGTACAGGTGTTACTACTTACGCTGAAAACATTGGAGTCATGGCGGTTACCAAAGTGTATAGCACGACGATATTTGTCGTAGCAGGCTTGGTTGCTATCATATTGGGACTGTCACCAAAGTTTGGTGCGATCATTCAGACCATTCCAGCGGCTCTATTGGGCGGTGCTTCTATTGTTGTCTTTGGTCTTATTACGGTTGCTGGGATAAAGATCTGGATCGATAGCCATATTGATTTTAGTAAAAACAGCAACCTAATCATCGCGGCAGTGACGGTCATTATGGGTACTGGTAACTTTAGCTTGCACTTAGGTGGCTTTGATTTAGGCGGTATCGGTACTGCTACTTTAGCCGCTATCGTGTTAAATGCTTTGTTTAACCAAAGTTCTGAAGCGAAATAAGTAATACTGATGAGATTGAAGTCGGCGCCTGTCGGATAAAGATAGTCAAAGTATATCTCATCTAACAAAAAGCGCCCATACTATCGATAGTATGGGCGCTTTTTTGTATGGCAGTGTTGAGCAACAGTATTGAAAAAAATTAATATTACTTATAGTCACGTTTATAAAATCTTGAAAAAAACCGATAGCGTCGAAGGGCGCGTGGCTTTGGCTTCAATGAGCCTAAGTAAATAGCAAACATTGTTAATAGTGCGCCACTCCACTGTAAAGTGTTAATCGGCTTGTCCAGCCAGCTATAGTCAATGACAAGGGCTGCAATAGGTTCAGTCAACAATAACAGTCCAGTCAGTGCTAGAGATAGCTTAGGAATAGAGTAGGCAATCAATCCCCATGCCAAGCACTGCATCACCGTACCATAAATAAGCACCCAGCCAATCTCAGACCATGTATTGGGCAGGATATTGCCTGTGTCAAATACAAACATCGGTATAATCATGGCTAAGACGCCGCCAATACTAATCAGTTGCATTAGCATAAATATAGGTGTCGGTTCAGTGTCGTGCGTTTTTCGGATAAAGGTCATTGACGCTGCTAACATGGCACCCGATACAATACCAGTGACAAAACCCCAAGTCGCAGCGGTGTTGTGTGCGAATTCAGGGCTACCTATCATCGCCACGCCTATCATGGCTAAGAACAAACTAATAAGCTGCACGATAGACTGACGCTCATTGAAATACAAAAACCCAATCGCGGCCAAGAAAAATATTTGCAGACTATTAAGCAGCGTCGAAATACCAGGCCCAACCGCATAAATACTCTCATGCCACAGCGCCAAATCCAATCCTAAAAACGCCCCTGATAGTAGCGCATAAAACATGGCCCGTCTTGATTTGGGCATACGTTGGCCCATTAGCTTAGCCAATACCGCAAATACAATACCAGAAACAGCCAATCGCCAAAACGACATGGCCCAACCACCAATATCGACATGAGCGACAATTAAGCTGCCCAATCCAAAAATGATACAACCAATGACTAAGCCAATAGGTGCAGATCGCGTTGAAGCAATAGCCATAATTTGTCCTTATAACAGTATTTGAATAACAGCATTTTGAATAACAGTACTCTTATTATCATTGCATCACGTCAGAACTTATGTTGACATAAAGCCATATTGTCGTGGTTTTAAACGCAAAATGAAATGGCAAAACCATAATTTATTACGGTGAATAAAAATACTCTCGCTGTGCGGAAAATTATTGGGCACGTTAGACACAAATAAATAATCAAAGTATTTGATATAGCTGCGTTTTTCGCAATAGACTTATGACAGTTGGGTAATAGTACTTATATCAAAATATTTGTATCAGGGCGACGATTCGTGGGAGTATGAAAGAGCATAATGTATACAAGTGATATCTTTGTAGGGATGGTATGTGTGTAGCACTTTAAGCGACATTAACGCGGCAACACATGTATAGTAGATTGACGATATAATGTACTTAACGTCTGATTGGTTATACCAAACAATCTATATTATTTGTCTAGGTTTATTTATGCTTCAACGATTGCTATCAAAAAAACAGCCACATATATTGTCTGGCTTGCTACCAAAAATATCGCAATACAGTGTCGTCGTGACGATGCTATCTAGCGCATTGTTTTTGATGCCTAGCGCACATGCCGCCAGCTGTAAAATCCCAAAAAGCTATTACAAAAACGTCTCCTGCACGGCCAGTAGCAGTTACTTTTTGGCGATAAAAGACTTTGGTGCGCCAGTGGCTTTAATCGATAAAAAAGGCAAACGAGTCGTTGATTTATCACGTTATCAAAAAGTCGATGCCGATAAACTATCAGACGGTCTGTTGCCTGTACTGCGCAACAGTCGCGTCGGTTATCTCAATATGCAGGGCCGCGAAGTCGTGCCTGCCATGTACGATATATTGACAGAGAGTCAAGGTTGGGCGAGGCCTGTATCGGATGGGCGTATCGTGGTAAAAAAAGAGGGTAACTATGGTGTGATTAACACAGCCAATAGTACCGTTGTCTCGTTTTCTGCAGCGATTGATGATATTGATAATTATCGTAATGGAGTGGCGCGTGTACGCAAAGGCCGTGCAACCACTTGGGTGGATAAAAACGGTAATGCAGCGAATGATCCAAATGCCCAGAATGACACTCAGGCAGTAAATAAATCTACTTCTTCTAACGAAAAAACTAGCACAGCATCACAGTCTGTACCAGCGCGTTTTACGACGCTCCAATCGCGTCAGCAAGATGGCAAATGGGGTTTCGTCGATGACAATAATGTCACCATGATTACGTACTCATTTGACGAAGTGCGTCCGTTCTCTGAGGAATATGCTGGGGTGCGTATCGGTGAAGAGTGGGGTTTTGTCAATTTAGGCGGTGAGCTGGTGATCCCTTTTCGCTTTGCTAATAATGGTGTGAACGCTAACGATAGCTATCAGGGCAAACCATCCTTTGTATTTACAGGTGGTAAGGCGTGGATTGGCAACCTAAAGAATGGAAATAAAATGTGTATAGATAAGGAGGGTACTGGCGTTGCTTGTGATTGATGCAGTTACTAGGGCGTGTCCTCATTTTAAAAATGATGATAAAAATGAGATAAATCGCAGTCAAACAAGGAAAATAGCGCAGATAATATCGAGATATTAGTCAGCTATTTGACGCCATTTGGCAAGATTTAGCCATTTTTAACCCATTTAGATAACTATCGATTGAATTGAGGACACGCCCTAGGATTAAATAGACAATAAAAAAGAGTGTAAAACCTGTGAGTTAGCGATAGGTTTTACACTCTTTTTTTGACGCTGATGTGTTTAAAGCTAGTTGCTCGATAAATGATTGCTGATTAGATCGACCATATAAGGCTGATAATACTCTGGAATATCGTGTGCCATGCCTTCGATTAGA includes the following:
- a CDS encoding DMT family transporter, which codes for MAIASTRSAPIGLVIGCIIFGLGSLIVAHVDIGGWAMSFWRLAVSGIVFAVLAKLMGQRMPKSRRAMFYALLSGAFLGLDLALWHESIYAVGPGISTLLNSLQIFFLAAIGFLYFNERQSIVQLISLFLAMIGVAMIGSPEFAHNTAATWGFVTGIVSGAMLAASMTFIRKTHDTEPTPIFMLMQLISIGGVLAMIIPMFVFDTGNILPNTWSEIGWVLIYGTVMQCLAWGLIAYSIPKLSLALTGLLLLTEPIAALVIDYSWLDKPINTLQWSGALLTMFAIYLGSLKPKPRALRRYRFFSRFYKRDYK
- a CDS encoding WG repeat-containing protein; translation: MLQRLLSKKQPHILSGLLPKISQYSVVVTMLSSALFLMPSAHAASCKIPKSYYKNVSCTASSSYFLAIKDFGAPVALIDKKGKRVVDLSRYQKVDADKLSDGLLPVLRNSRVGYLNMQGREVVPAMYDILTESQGWARPVSDGRIVVKKEGNYGVINTANSTVVSFSAAIDDIDNYRNGVARVRKGRATTWVDKNGNAANDPNAQNDTQAVNKSTSSNEKTSTASQSVPARFTTLQSRQQDGKWGFVDDNNVTMITYSFDEVRPFSEEYAGVRIGEEWGFVNLGGELVIPFRFANNGVNANDSYQGKPSFVFTGGKAWIGNLKNGNKMCIDKEGTGVACD